CTTCGACTCGCAGGTTCGTGGCCTGCCATGAGCGTGGCCGGCGCGAAGTGGGTGGGAATTGAGGTCCGCCGCCGCAACGCTTCGGGAGGCCGTCGTGCCTCGCGTTGCTTTGGCGGGACAGCCTTCGCATGTCTTGCTGGCTTGCCCAGCCGAAGCTCACCGAGGTGAGCGGCAAGCCGACGGTGAGCGAAGGCTGGTGCGGAAGGGGGGATTCGAACCCCCACGCCCTTGCGGGCGCCAGCCCCTCAAGCTGGTGCGTCTGCCAGTTCCGCCACTTCCGCAAATGAGGGACGAACGCGAGAACCGAAATCGTATCAGACCTGCGGGCCGCTCGACAACCGCCGATCTGCGTCCTTCTCCCGGCCCGAGCGCGAAGCCTGGAGCCGAGAGCCCGGTCTCTACTTCTTCGCTGGCGTCGCGGGCGCGCTCACCGGGAGCGACTTGCCCGTCAGGACCGACGACGACCCACCGCGCTGCCAGGCGATGCCCAGAACAATCGACCCGACGATGAACAACACCGCGGCCACCGTGGTGATCCGGGTGAGCAGCGTCGCGCCAGCCCGGGCACCAAACGCCGTCTGGCTGCCGGCCCCGCCGAAGGCGCTGGCGATGTCACCGCCGCGTCCCTGCTGGAGCAGGATCACCATCAGGAGCACGAGACAGACGAGGACGTAGAGGATGCTGATAGCGTATTGGAAAACCACGGCTGCTGATCCCAACCGGCCGGCCCGATCGACCACGATCGGAATGGCCTCGTTCGCGGATGCGATGTCAGTACGTCACCGCAACGGCTCGGTATTGCCGAGATGCATCGGTCGCAGCATGGCCCCGCACCATGCTCGCAAACCACATATTATATCCTGCCGGGCCGGCTCGCCGCCACGATTTCGCTGAATGCGCGCGGATCGAGACTGGCGCCGCCGACCAGTGCCCCGTCCACGTCCGCCTGGCTGACCAGTTCGCGGGTGTTCGCCGGCTTCACGCTCCCACCGTAGATCACGCGACAGGCGTCCGCGGCTTCCGCGCCGAACCACTCCCGCAGCCGCAGACGGATGTGCGCGTGCGCTTCCTGCGCCTGCGCCGACGTCGCGTTGCGTCCCGTTCCGATGGCCCACACCGGCTCGTACGCCA
This is a stretch of genomic DNA from Vicinamibacterales bacterium. It encodes these proteins:
- the secG gene encoding preprotein translocase subunit SecG; this translates as MVFQYAISILYVLVCLVLLMVILLQQGRGGDIASAFGGAGSQTAFGARAGATLLTRITTVAAVLFIVGSIVLGIAWQRGGSSSVLTGKSLPVSAPATPAKK